One Ogataea parapolymorpha DL-1 chromosome VI, whole genome shotgun sequence DNA window includes the following coding sequences:
- a CDS encoding ATP synthase subunit beta, mitochondrial, with product MVARLFSVTKRATLKAARANLALQRSLATAGPASGKIRAVIGAVVDVQFEQGELPAILNALTIDQGNNQKLVLEVAQHLGENAVRAIAMDGTEGLVRGQTVVDTGAPISVPVGRGTLGRIINVVGEPIDERGPIECKQRNPIHADPPSFVEQSTEAEVLETGIKVVDLLAPYARGGKIGLFGGAGVGKTVFIQELINNIAKAHGGFSVFTGVGERTREGNDLYREMKETGVINLEGESKVALVFGQMNEPPGARARVALTGLTIAEYFRDEEGQDVLLFVDNIFRFTQAGSEVSALLGRIPSAVGYQPTLATDMGLLQERITTTRKGSVTSVQAVYVPADDLTDPAPATTFAHLDATTVLSRGISELGIYPAVDPLDSKSRLLDVSVVGQEHYDVATGVQQTLQAYKSLQDIIAILGMDELSEQDKLTVERARKIQRFLSQPFAVAEVFTGIEGKLVRLKDTIASFKAVLEGKYDHLPENAFYMVGGIEDVVAKAEKIAAEAN from the exons ATTTGGCCCTTCAAAGAAGCTTGGCAACTGCCGGCCCAGCTTCTGGTAAGATCAG AGCTGTTATCGGTGCCGTTGTCGACGTCCAGTTCGAGCAAGGTGAATTGCCTGCTATTTTGAATGCATTGACCATTGACCAAGGTAACAACCAAAAATTGGTCTTGGAGGTTGCCCAGCACTTGGGTGAGAACGCCGTTAGAGCTATTGCTATGGATGGTACCGAAGGTCTTGTGAGAGGTCAAACCGTTGTTGACACGGGTGCTCCAATCTCTGTCCCAGTCGGAAGAGGTACTTTGGGTAGAATTATTAACGTCGTTGGTGAGCCAATCGATGAGAGAGGCCCAATCGAATGCAAACAAAGAAACCCAATCCACGCTGACCCACCTTCCTTTGTGGAGCAATCTACCGAGGCTGAGGTTTTGGAGACCGGTATCAAGGTTGTCGACTTGCTTGCCCCATACGCCAGAGGTGGTAAGATTGGATTGTTCGGTGGTGCCGGTGTCGGTAAAACCGTCTTCATTCAAGAGCTGATTAAcaacattgccaaggcTCACGGTGGTTTCTCCGTTTTCACCGGTGTCGGTGAGAGAACCAGAGAAGGTAACGATTTGTACCGTGAGATGAAGGAGACTGGTGTCATCAACTTGGAGGGCGAATCCAAGGTCGCCTTGGTCTTCGGTCAAATGAACGAGCCACCTGGAGCTAGAGCTAGAGTTGCCTTGACTGGTTTGACCATCGCTGAGTACTTCAGAGATGAGGAAGGTCAAGATGTGTTGTTGTTCGTTGACAACATTTTCAGATTCACTCAAGCTGGTTCTGAAGTGTCTGCTTTGTTGGGTCGTATTCCATCTGCCGTCGGTTACCAACCAACCTTGGCCACCGATATGGGTTTGCTGCAAGAGAGAATTACCACCACTAGAAAGGGTTCCGTTACCTCTGTTCAAGCCGTCTACGTGCCAGCTGATGACTTGACTGATCCTGCTCCTGCTACTACTTTCGCTCACTTGGATGCTACCACCGTGTTGTCCAGAGGTATCTCTGAGTTGGGTATCTACCCAGCTGTCGACCCATTGGACTCCAAGTCTAGATTGCTCGATGTGTCCGTTGTTGGTCAAGAGCACTATGACGTTGCCACTGGTGTCCAACAAACCTTGCAAGCTTACAAGTCTCTCCAAGATATCATTGCTATTTTGGGTATGGACGAATTGTCTGAGCAAGACAAGTTGACTGTCGAGAGAGCCAGAAAGATTCAAAGATTCCTGTCTCAACCATTTGCCGTCGCCGAGGTTTTCACTGGTATCGAGGGTAAGTTGGTTAGATTGAAGGACACCATTGCTTCTTTCAAGGCTGTCTTGGAAGGTAAGTACGACCACTTGCCTGAAAACGCATTCTACATGGTTGGTGGCATTGAGGATGTCGTTGCCAAGGCCGAGAAGATTGCTGCTGAAGCCAACTAG